A window of the Pseudoliparis swirei isolate HS2019 ecotype Mariana Trench chromosome 13, NWPU_hadal_v1, whole genome shotgun sequence genome harbors these coding sequences:
- the timm23a gene encoding mitochondrial import inner membrane translocase subunit Tim23 has protein sequence MDGSSQGSGGMKGGMGGLFGGGSPEYSNTELAGVPLTGMSPLSPYLNVDPRYLVQDTDEFILPTGASKTRGRFELAFFTIGGSCITGAAFGAVNGLRMSIKDTRDMGWSKPRNVQILNMVTRQGASWANTLGSVALLYSVFGVAIEKARGAEDDVNTVAAGTLTGMFFKSGSGLKGVARGGLAGLALSGAYALYNNWDHLTGSSSSSRLY, from the exons ATGGACGGCAGCTCTCAGGGATCGGGAGGGATGAAAGGGGGTATGGGGGGTCTCTTTGGAGGCGGCTCACCCGAGTACTCCAACACAGAGCTGGCCGGTGTTCCCT TGACTGGAATGAGTCCTCTGTCGCCTTACCTCAATGTCGACCCCCGTTACCTGGTTCAG GACACGGATGAGTTCATTCTCCCAACAGGTGCCAGTAAAACAAGAGGGAGGTTTGAACTGGCTTTCTTTACCATTGGAGGATCGTGCATAACTG GAGCAGCATTTGGAGCTGTAAATGGTCTCAGAATGAGCATAaaggacactagagacatggGATGGTCAAAACCTCGTAATGTACA GATTCTCAACATGGTGACCAGACAGGGGGCTTCATGGGCCAACACTCTTGGCTCTGTTG CTTTGCTATACAGTGTATTTGGTGTGGCGATAGAGAAGGCCCGAGGAGCAGAGGACGACGTCAACACTGTGGCTGCTGGGACGCTAACTGGGATGTTCTTTAAATCAGGCA GTGGCCTAAAGGGCGTAGCACGAGGAGGCCTGGCTGGTTTAGCCTTGTCTGGGGCCTACGCTCTCTACAACAACTGGGACCACCTcacaggctcctcctcttcctccaggctgTATTAA